A stretch of DNA from Methylogaea oryzae:
AGACAGGATGCGGCGATCGGGTAACGAAAAGACGACGCAGATGGGCGGCTTAGTGCGGCGGGAGTGGATATTTTCCGTGCCCATGAACAACCGCGACCAGAATACCGGCGCCACTTTGGTAGTGACGTTCCTGGTGGCGTTGGTTGTCGTTTCCGTATTGCTCGCGCTGTTCGCCCGTTTGCTGCTGTCCCATTACGAGGCGCAAGCCGCGGCTGCCGCGCCGGCGGCCAAGCCGCGCGTCGCCGTGCTCAATCAGGAAGCCGAACAGCTGCAAAAGAAAGTGGTGGACCTGGTTTCCGGTTCCATCGAAGGCAAGTTGCAGGCCATCGAAAGCAGCATCCAACACGGTCAGGTAACGGCCGCCGATTTGCAGGCGTTGGACGAATTGCGCCAGGAATTGCGCATATTGGCCAGCTACGGCGCCAATTCCCAGGCGGTGGTTGCCGATCCCATGATGATCCGCGGCGGTATCCCCACGGCGGCTGCGGCGGCTCCGGAAGAGAGCGGCGGCTTCGATGGATTGGCTTTCGCTAAGAATCTGTTCTATTTCAGCATCGCTTCCGTCAGCGTGGCCGGCTTGCTGGTGGGCAGTTATTGGCTCTATTGCGCTCGGCGCCAGCGCCGGTTGCCGCCGGGCTTCGTCGGTACGCGTCCCCTCATCACCCGGGGGCGTTCGTTCACGGTGGACGATCGCTAAGCTTACGGGAATTGTTCCGTTTCGTAGCGGTACGCCTTGAACTGCGGCGACCAATAGTCCCTCGGCCATCCCCCTTTCTGCTGCAATCGCTCCACGAATTGGCGCGGGTCGGGCAATGACTCCCACACCGACGGTAGAAACGTGGCGCGTCGTCCGCCTTCCTGCAATATCAAACCGTCCACGCCGGGCCGCAACTGGGCGATCAGTTCCTGCTGCGACGCCACCGCCATGGCGCTGGGTTCGCCCAGGATGGAAATGTGGATGTCCAGCCGGTCCAACTCGTCCGCCGCTAGCGGCGCGAAACGATGGTCGGCGAAAGCCGCCGCATAGGCGTTGTCCGCCACGTCTTCCGCCAAGGGGCGCTCCGCCTGCAGCATGCCGACGCAGCCGCGCAAATCGCCGTCTTTTTCCAGGGTGACGAAACAAGCGGCCAGCCGCCGCAATTCCGGGGGCAGGTTCGCCAAGTCCACCGGCAACGGCGTGTGGTGGGACAGGCCGTAAGCGATGGAACGGCGCGCCAGATCCAGCAGATAGCGGCGGTGCTCGTTATTCAGCATGGGGCGTTCCTTCCGTTTCAGTGAAAGGCATAGGCGCCGTAGCCGACCACTTGGTCGCGGGGCCCGGCGGTGTCCCCGGAGTTGCGCAAGTCCAGGACTTTACAGCGCAACCCCCGGCGTTGCGCGGCATAGAGCAAGCCGCTCACCGGCACGCGGCCGCAGGCGTCTTGGTAGTCCAGGTCTTGGTAGCGCAATTGGGCGATGGCGGCGGAGGTGGCGCTGTCCATGTGCTGTGCCTCCGTATAGCTGTGGTAATGGCTGAGATCGGAGCTGACGACGATAAGGGTTTCCTCGCCGCCCCACAGCCGTTCCAGTACCGCGGCGATTTGTTCGGGCGGGGCGTCGCCCGCGACCAGCGGCACCAGGGAAAAGCACTTCAGCACTTCCTGCAAAAACGGCAGGTGCACTTCCAGGCTGTGTTCCTGGCCGTGGGCTTGATCGAGGATGTGCACGAAGGGCAGGTCGGACAGGGTGTCCAGCGCCGCGCGATCCAGCGGCACCGAGCCCAGCGGCGTGGCGAAATAATCGGCGCTGCTGGCGGCGATGCCGCGAAAAGCCACCCGGTGCGATGGCCCCAGCAGCACCACCCGGCTGATGCGATCCGCGGCGGCCCTCAGCTGGGCATAAACGCTGGCGGCCACCGGGCCGGAGTAGACGTAGCCGGCGTGGGGCGCGATGATGGCTTTGGGCGGTCCCAGCGGGTCGGTCGGCGCAACGGCGAGAAAGCCTTGCAACATGCGGTGGAGTTCTGCTGCGTCGGCCGGATAAAAGCTGCCGGCGACGGCGGGATGGCGGGTGCTGGTCATGGAGGCCTCCAGGGTAAAACCGGCAAAAGCCGCTATGCTGTCCTACACAGCATAGCAGTGGTCAGCATAAAACCCATCGGGGGAACCATCCATGGCCGAAACGCTTTACCAACCGCCGGAAACCTTTCCTACCCATTACTGGCACGCGCTGGACGACGGCCGCGTGCAGTGCGACCTGTGCCCGCGCTATTGCAAAATGCACGAAGGCCAGCGCGGCCTGTGTTTCGTGCGCGGCAACGTGGGGGGGAAGGTGGTGTCGCTGTCCTACGGCCGCTCCAGCGGCTTTTGCGTGGACCCGGTGGAGAAGAAGCCCCTCAACCATTTCCTGCCGGGCACGCCGATATTTTCCTTCGGCACGGCCGGCTGCAATCTGGCCTGCAAGTTTTGCCAGAACTGGGACATCAGCAAATCGCGGGAAATGGATTCCCTCATGGACCGGGCTTCGCCCGAGGCCATCGCCCAGGCGGCCCACGACCTCGGTTGCCGCAGCGTCGCTTACACCTACAACGACCCGGTGATTTTCCACGAATACGCCATCGACGTGGCCCAAGCTTGTCGGGCGCTGGGCATCAAGTCCGTGGCGGTCACCGCCGGCTACGTCTGCCCGGA
This window harbors:
- the amrA gene encoding AmmeMemoRadiSam system protein A; protein product: MLNNEHRRYLLDLARRSIAYGLSHHTPLPVDLANLPPELRRLAACFVTLEKDGDLRGCVGMLQAERPLAEDVADNAYAAAFADHRFAPLAADELDRLDIHISILGEPSAMAVASQQELIAQLRPGVDGLILQEGGRRATFLPSVWESLPDPRQFVERLQQKGGWPRDYWSPQFKAYRYETEQFP
- the amrB gene encoding AmmeMemoRadiSam system protein B; this encodes MTSTRHPAVAGSFYPADAAELHRMLQGFLAVAPTDPLGPPKAIIAPHAGYVYSGPVAASVYAQLRAAADRISRVVLLGPSHRVAFRGIAASSADYFATPLGSVPLDRAALDTLSDLPFVHILDQAHGQEHSLEVHLPFLQEVLKCFSLVPLVAGDAPPEQIAAVLERLWGGEETLIVVSSDLSHYHSYTEAQHMDSATSAAIAQLRYQDLDYQDACGRVPVSGLLYAAQRRGLRCKVLDLRNSGDTAGPRDQVVGYGAYAFH